In Candidatus Methylomirabilota bacterium, a single window of DNA contains:
- the leuA gene encoding 2-isopropylmalate synthase has product MPFARYRPFAPIPLPDRTWPDRVITRAPRWCSVDLRDGNQALIDPMDPPRKRRMFDLLVRCGFKEIEVGFPAASQPDFDFVRQLVEEDLIPEDVTIQVLTQARPELIERTFQSLRGAPRAVVHLYNSTSTLQRRVVFGLDRAGIVDIAVRGARLCRDLSRTIPECDVYYQYSPESFTATELDFAIEICEAVREVWAPTAARPIILNLPATVEMATPNVYADQVEWFLRHVRARDTIVLSLHPHNDRGTAVAAAELAVMAGADRVEGTLFGNGERTGNVDLVTLALNLFSQGVDPALDFSDIDAARRTVEHVNRLPVHPRHPYAGDLVYTAFSGSHQDAIKKGFEALGKVYDVWGVPYLPIDPHHVGRSYEAVIRVNSQSGKGGVAYIMKFEHGLDLPRRLQVEFSAVIQRLAEATGTEVTADRIWSTFESTYLTPARPLALIGHAVAPAAGQPGRILLEARLRLEEGERTVRGQGGDPVTALADALRRDGGLAVEALDYHQHLVGEGPGAAAVVYVEARVGGDRVRWGVGLDPDLVTASLRAVVSAVNRV; this is encoded by the coding sequence ATGCCCTTCGCCCGCTATCGGCCCTTCGCTCCCATCCCGCTGCCCGACCGGACGTGGCCGGACCGGGTGATCACCCGGGCCCCGCGGTGGTGCAGCGTCGACCTGCGCGACGGCAACCAGGCGCTGATCGACCCCATGGACCCGCCCCGCAAGCGACGCATGTTCGACCTGCTCGTGCGCTGCGGGTTCAAGGAGATCGAGGTGGGGTTCCCGGCGGCGTCCCAGCCCGACTTCGACTTCGTCCGGCAGCTCGTCGAGGAGGATCTGATCCCCGAGGACGTGACGATCCAGGTGCTCACTCAAGCCCGGCCGGAGCTCATCGAGCGCACCTTCCAGTCGCTGCGGGGAGCGCCGCGGGCGGTGGTCCACCTCTACAACTCGACATCCACCCTGCAGCGCCGCGTGGTCTTCGGGCTGGACCGCGCCGGCATCGTCGACATCGCCGTGCGGGGCGCTCGGCTCTGCCGGGATCTGAGCCGGACCATCCCCGAGTGCGACGTGTACTACCAGTACTCGCCCGAGAGCTTCACCGCCACCGAGCTCGATTTCGCCATCGAGATCTGCGAGGCGGTCAGGGAGGTGTGGGCGCCGACGGCGGCCCGTCCGATCATCTTGAATCTGCCCGCCACCGTCGAGATGGCCACCCCCAACGTGTACGCCGATCAGGTCGAATGGTTCCTGCGCCACGTCCGGGCCCGTGACACCATCGTGCTGTCGCTCCACCCCCACAACGACCGCGGCACCGCGGTGGCGGCCGCCGAGCTCGCGGTCATGGCCGGCGCCGACCGCGTGGAGGGCACGCTGTTCGGCAACGGGGAGCGCACCGGCAACGTCGACCTCGTCACCCTCGCGCTGAACCTCTTCAGCCAGGGGGTCGATCCGGCCCTCGATTTCTCGGACATCGACGCGGCGCGCCGCACCGTCGAGCACGTGAACCGCCTGCCCGTCCATCCGCGCCACCCCTACGCCGGCGACCTCGTCTATACCGCCTTCTCCGGCTCGCATCAGGACGCCATCAAGAAGGGTTTCGAGGCCCTGGGCAAGGTCTACGACGTCTGGGGAGTCCCCTACCTGCCCATCGACCCGCATCACGTGGGGCGGAGCTACGAGGCGGTGATCCGGGTCAACAGCCAGTCGGGCAAGGGGGGCGTGGCGTACATCATGAAGTTCGAGCACGGCCTCGACCTGCCGCGCCGGCTGCAGGTCGAGTTCTCGGCGGTCATCCAGCGCCTGGCCGAGGCGACGGGGACCGAGGTCACCGCCGACCGGATCTGGTCGACGTTCGAGTCGACCTATCTCACGCCGGCCCGGCCGCTGGCGCTGATCGGGCACGCCGTGGCCCCGGCGGCGGGCCAGCCGGGTCGGATCCTGCTCGAGGCCCGGCTCCGCCTGGAGGAGGGCGAGCGCACGGTACGCGGTCAGGGCGGCGACCCCGTCACGGCCCTGGCCGACGCGCTGCGGCGAGACGGTGGCCTGGCCGTGGAGGCCCTGGATTACCACCAGCACCTGGTGGGCGAAGGCCCCGGCGCCGCCGCCGTCGTCTACGTCGAGGCTCGAGTCGGCGGGGATCGAGTCCGGTGGGGTGTCGGGCTCGATCCCGACCTCGTCACGGCCTCGCTCCGCGCGGTGGTGAGCGCCGTGAACCGCGTCTGA
- a CDS encoding mandelate racemase/muconate lactonizing enzyme family protein, giving the protein MKVTRIQATSHRVPITVPLLSEPIHREFVFVRLQTDSGATGYGLTGPVQRSGVREFINKEIAPLLAGADPLATERIWHDLFYRLNPRVQTGVWSSGVSAVDIALWDLKGKLLGQPVWRLLGGYNRTVEAYVTFGLAEYDRDQLVEAAKLFVKQGHDKLKMVVGAGPRKDPVEDAARVRMVREAVGERVDLMVDANYMLSFPQARDLCHRIEPYRITWFEEPVYGNDARLLASLRRQTRIPIAAGQNEGHKWRHRELLVNEAIDIAQPNVVWVGGYTEAVKVAAMAQSFNVPIANGGGWPHHNMHLIAGVANGWRVEFHLLMWLTGEMIYRHAPSPADGMVTLTEQPGLGLEPQEEVLRDTEER; this is encoded by the coding sequence ATGAAGGTCACGCGCATCCAGGCGACCAGTCATCGAGTTCCGATCACCGTCCCGCTCTTGTCCGAGCCGATTCACCGGGAATTCGTGTTCGTGCGGCTGCAGACCGACAGCGGGGCGACCGGCTACGGGCTCACCGGGCCCGTCCAGCGATCGGGGGTCCGCGAATTCATCAACAAGGAGATCGCGCCACTGCTGGCGGGGGCCGATCCGCTCGCGACCGAACGGATCTGGCACGACCTGTTTTACCGGCTGAATCCTCGCGTGCAGACCGGCGTGTGGTCGTCCGGGGTCAGCGCGGTGGACATCGCCCTCTGGGATCTCAAGGGCAAGCTGCTCGGGCAGCCTGTGTGGCGGCTGCTGGGCGGCTATAACCGCACCGTCGAAGCCTATGTGACGTTCGGGCTCGCCGAGTACGATCGCGATCAGCTCGTCGAGGCGGCCAAGCTGTTCGTGAAGCAGGGGCACGACAAGCTCAAGATGGTAGTGGGGGCCGGACCGCGCAAGGACCCTGTCGAGGACGCCGCGCGGGTTCGGATGGTCCGGGAGGCGGTCGGGGAGCGCGTGGACCTGATGGTCGACGCCAACTACATGCTCTCCTTCCCGCAGGCCCGGGACCTGTGTCACCGCATCGAACCCTATCGGATCACCTGGTTCGAAGAGCCGGTCTACGGAAACGACGCCCGGCTCCTGGCGAGCCTCCGCCGGCAAACCCGAATCCCGATTGCCGCCGGCCAGAACGAAGGGCACAAGTGGCGACACCGCGAGCTGCTGGTGAACGAGGCGATCGACATCGCGCAGCCCAACGTGGTGTGGGTCGGCGGCTACACCGAGGCCGTGAAAGTCGCGGCCATGGCCCAGAGCTTCAACGTGCCCATCGCCAACGGCGGGGGATGGCCGCATCACAACATGCATTTGATCGCCGGCGTCGCCAACGGATGGCGCGTCGAGTTCCACCTGTTGATGTGGCTGACGGGGGAGATGATCTATCGCCATGCGCCGAGCCCGGCGGACGGCATGGTGACGTTGACCGAGCAGCCGGGATTGGGCCTCGAACCGCAGGAGGAAGTCCTGAGGGACACCGAGGAGCGGTGA
- a CDS encoding TRAP transporter substrate-binding protein, giving the protein MRRWATLGMTLIVAVSLVTLVATGSNGATMGVRLGHGMGPNHHINKAAFRFKEVVESRSSGAIKVELFPGQVMGNDEEMLVATTLGTLDVVMAPAGAWGILQPEFQLFSLVYMFRDAEHAEKVFRGPMITDLSGKLVANKSIRILAPFFYYGKRQLTANKPIRRPEDLKGLTIRVPNVRVHQEGVAALGGQATPLNFPEVYLALKQGVMDGQENPASQILDGKLYEVQKYLMLTEHIITNFVMGANEASFKRLSPDQQKIFVEAAKEAEAYNNELAFKEEKTAVEALAKNGMTVITPDKPAFIKVTEPVRLKYAKDFVEVYRRIQDTK; this is encoded by the coding sequence ATGAGACGGTGGGCTACTCTGGGCATGACGTTGATCGTGGCCGTGAGTCTCGTGACGCTCGTCGCGACCGGGAGCAACGGCGCCACGATGGGGGTACGACTCGGCCACGGCATGGGACCGAACCACCACATCAACAAGGCCGCATTCCGCTTCAAGGAGGTGGTCGAGAGTCGGAGTAGCGGAGCCATCAAGGTCGAGCTGTTCCCTGGACAGGTGATGGGCAACGACGAAGAAATGCTGGTGGCGACGACTCTCGGGACCCTCGACGTCGTGATGGCGCCGGCCGGGGCCTGGGGCATCCTCCAGCCCGAGTTCCAGCTCTTCTCGCTGGTGTACATGTTCCGGGACGCGGAGCACGCCGAGAAGGTGTTCCGCGGACCGATGATCACCGACCTCTCGGGCAAGCTGGTCGCGAACAAGAGCATTCGGATTCTGGCCCCGTTCTTCTACTACGGGAAGCGACAGCTGACGGCAAACAAGCCGATCCGGCGGCCGGAAGACCTCAAAGGCCTGACGATCCGGGTCCCGAACGTCCGGGTGCACCAGGAGGGCGTGGCCGCCCTCGGTGGCCAGGCCACGCCGCTCAACTTCCCGGAAGTGTATCTGGCCCTCAAGCAGGGCGTGATGGACGGGCAGGAGAATCCCGCCTCGCAGATCCTGGACGGCAAGCTCTACGAGGTGCAGAAGTACCTGATGCTCACGGAGCACATCATCACGAACTTCGTGATGGGCGCGAACGAGGCGAGCTTCAAGCGGCTGAGCCCCGACCAGCAGAAGATCTTCGTCGAGGCGGCGAAGGAGGCGGAGGCCTATAACAACGAGCTCGCCTTCAAGGAAGAGAAGACCGCGGTGGAGGCGCTGGCGAAGAACGGGATGACGGTCATCACCCCGGACAAGCCCGCGTTCATCAAGGTGACCGAGCCGGTCCGGCTCAAATACGCCAAGGACTTCGTCGAGGTATACCGGCGGATTCAGGACACCAAGTAG
- a CDS encoding TRAP transporter small permease: MRRAFSALGRNCEDVLGAVCLVTIGLTVLVQIVSRYLLRDPVKWSDELGRVLLAWLTFLGASAVLRAGGHPRTAVVRDWFGPRGRRMFDRFAMLCWVVLLAYGTYYGFVLVSKLTTIKLVTLNASWAWWYAAFPIGTAFMLMRIVERVARGKGLDD; the protein is encoded by the coding sequence GTGCGACGGGCATTCTCGGCTCTCGGCCGGAACTGCGAAGACGTGCTGGGTGCCGTCTGTCTGGTGACGATCGGGCTGACGGTCCTGGTCCAGATCGTCTCCCGGTATCTGCTGCGGGACCCGGTCAAGTGGAGCGATGAGCTGGGCCGGGTCCTCCTGGCCTGGCTGACTTTTCTGGGCGCGAGCGCGGTCCTGCGGGCGGGCGGCCATCCCCGGACGGCGGTCGTGCGAGATTGGTTCGGGCCGCGGGGGCGCCGGATGTTCGACAGGTTCGCCATGTTGTGTTGGGTCGTGTTGCTCGCGTACGGGACCTACTACGGGTTCGTTCTCGTCTCCAAACTGACGACCATCAAGCTGGTGACGCTCAATGCATCGTGGGCGTGGTGGTACGCCGCCTTTCCGATCGGCACGGCGTTCATGCTGATGCGAATCGTGGAGAGAGTGGCGCGCGGCAAGGGTCTCGACGATTGA
- a CDS encoding TRAP transporter large permease — METHAALLFGVFFLLVALSVPIGVSLGAAALVYLFVNQEAIISLAQRAVIGTNSFLLVAVPFFVLAGNLMNTGGITRRLFRFASALVGRLPGGLGHANVVANVIMAGMSGSAVADAAGLGTVQIPAMKEAGYDEDFSTGLTVAAATIGPIIPPSINMVVYAFLAEVSIGRMFLGGFVPGVFMAVSLMAIVYMYAVRRRYPKGPRMGIREIATASLEAVPALLTPVLLLGGMFIGVFTPTEAAVVASVYALLLGWLWYRSIDLRGFYAACVGSLRITATTMFIMAMASVFAWALAREQIPQAAAGFVFSITENKVLVLLMVNIVLLIAGCVLDAVSALIILMPILLPIQKQLGVDPIHYGVMVVFNITLGNITPPVGMCLYVGSAVAQISLDRVVRATLPFLVPLLIVLAIITYVPQTVLLLPNAVMGVGR, encoded by the coding sequence ATGGAGACGCATGCGGCGCTGCTGTTCGGCGTGTTCTTCCTGCTGGTGGCCCTCAGCGTCCCCATCGGGGTGTCGCTGGGGGCCGCCGCGCTCGTGTATCTCTTCGTGAATCAGGAAGCGATCATCAGTCTCGCCCAGCGGGCGGTGATCGGCACCAACTCGTTCCTGCTCGTCGCGGTGCCGTTCTTCGTCCTGGCGGGAAACCTGATGAACACGGGGGGCATCACGCGGCGTCTCTTCCGGTTCGCGTCGGCCCTGGTGGGGCGGCTGCCGGGGGGATTGGGGCACGCCAACGTGGTGGCCAACGTCATCATGGCCGGGATGTCGGGATCGGCGGTCGCCGATGCCGCCGGGCTGGGCACGGTCCAGATCCCCGCGATGAAGGAAGCTGGCTACGACGAGGACTTCAGCACCGGATTGACGGTGGCGGCGGCCACGATCGGCCCCATCATTCCGCCGAGCATCAACATGGTGGTGTACGCGTTCCTGGCCGAAGTCTCGATCGGGCGCATGTTTCTGGGCGGCTTCGTGCCCGGGGTGTTCATGGCCGTGTCGCTGATGGCGATAGTCTACATGTACGCCGTGCGCCGGCGCTATCCGAAGGGGCCCCGGATGGGGATCCGCGAGATCGCGACCGCCTCCCTGGAGGCGGTTCCGGCCTTGCTGACCCCGGTCCTCCTGCTGGGTGGCATGTTCATCGGCGTCTTCACGCCGACCGAGGCCGCGGTCGTCGCGTCGGTCTACGCGCTGCTCCTGGGTTGGCTGTGGTACCGCTCCATCGACCTGCGGGGGTTCTACGCGGCGTGCGTGGGGAGCCTGCGCATAACCGCGACGACCATGTTCATCATGGCGATGGCGTCGGTGTTCGCGTGGGCGCTGGCCCGGGAGCAGATCCCGCAGGCGGCTGCCGGGTTCGTCTTCTCGATCACCGAGAACAAGGTCCTGGTACTGCTGATGGTGAACATCGTCTTGCTGATCGCGGGGTGCGTCCTCGACGCCGTGTCGGCGCTGATCATCCTCATGCCGATCCTGCTCCCGATCCAGAAGCAGCTCGGGGTCGATCCGATCCATTACGGCGTGATGGTCGTGTTCAACATCACGTTGGGGAACATCACGCCGCCGGTGGGCATGTGCCTGTACGTCGGCAGCGCCGTGGCCCAGATCTCACTCGACCGCGTCGTGCGCGCCACGCTGCCGTTTCTGGTGCCGTTGCTGATCGTGCTTGCCATCATCACCTACGTCCCGCAGACGGTGTTGTTGCTGCCCAACGCGGTCATGGGCGTGGGGCGGTAG
- a CDS encoding cyclase family protein: protein MSRIVDLSYPIEPHWRHTFFNELIVHENFEYKEGDYGRYWHDAYIHINSHAFTHLDAPLHFTPGAKSLDQMPLETWAGRAVIVDLSYKKDDEGITAEDLEKQGQKIQRGDIAIMMTRFDERCSIKERRFWQHFPYMERSACEWLVGRGIKAYGVDFPPDYSTRYFVSEKPERAIPDQEEFTTHFAFLPREIGIIEYLCNLGALRRDVVQLYALPLKIIGLDGCPARVIAVED, encoded by the coding sequence ATGAGCCGGATCGTGGACCTCAGTTATCCGATCGAGCCGCACTGGCGGCACACGTTCTTCAACGAGCTGATCGTGCACGAGAACTTCGAGTACAAGGAGGGCGACTACGGCCGGTACTGGCATGACGCCTACATCCACATCAACAGCCACGCCTTCACCCACCTCGATGCGCCCCTGCATTTCACCCCCGGGGCCAAATCTCTGGACCAGATGCCCCTGGAAACCTGGGCCGGCCGGGCGGTGATCGTCGATCTGAGCTACAAGAAGGACGACGAGGGGATCACGGCCGAGGACCTGGAGAAGCAAGGGCAGAAGATCCAGCGGGGCGACATCGCGATCATGATGACGCGGTTCGACGAGCGGTGCTCGATCAAGGAACGCCGGTTCTGGCAGCACTTTCCGTACATGGAGCGATCGGCCTGCGAGTGGCTCGTCGGGCGGGGCATCAAGGCCTACGGCGTCGACTTCCCGCCGGACTACTCTACCCGGTACTTCGTGAGCGAGAAGCCGGAGCGAGCGATCCCCGACCAGGAGGAGTTCACGACGCACTTCGCCTTCCTGCCGCGCGAGATCGGGATCATCGAGTACCTGTGCAATCTGGGCGCCCTGCGGCGGGACGTGGTGCAACTCTATGCGCTGCCGCTCAAGATCATCGGACTGGACGGCTGTCCGGCGCGGGTGATCGCGGTCGAGGACTGA
- a CDS encoding alpha/beta hydrolase: protein MMPAGEERKVEFYSSGLRLRGVLYLPAGADSRLPLPGVVLCNGFTTVKELYLPPLARALAAAGFAALAFDYRGFGESEGPAGRLIPTEEVEDARNAITFLQSQPEIDGARIGLFGTSFGGGIAIAAGAADRRARAIVSNVPVCHGERWLRGMRPYWDWVEFRRQLQADRMGRVLTGKSRMVDRAVIAPPDPAARRTHDRQPPRPQLLLESGEAIIEFKPEEIVERLSPRPLLMIVAADDTRVPPEVSLPTFERAKEPKSLTVLEGIEHHEVYEPPARDRLLGVLVPWLKTHLEARDPPDNSLAFHVGLASRPENP from the coding sequence ATGATGCCAGCGGGCGAGGAACGCAAAGTCGAGTTCTACAGCTCCGGTCTTCGCCTGCGGGGAGTTCTCTATCTGCCAGCCGGCGCGGACTCGCGACTGCCGCTGCCTGGCGTGGTCCTCTGTAACGGCTTCACCACCGTGAAAGAGCTCTACCTGCCGCCACTGGCGCGCGCCCTGGCGGCCGCGGGATTCGCGGCGCTGGCGTTCGATTACCGCGGTTTCGGAGAGAGCGAAGGGCCGGCGGGACGGCTGATTCCGACCGAGGAAGTCGAGGATGCCCGGAACGCGATCACGTTCCTGCAGAGTCAGCCCGAGATCGACGGCGCGCGCATCGGGCTCTTCGGAACGAGCTTCGGGGGGGGAATCGCGATTGCCGCGGGCGCGGCGGACCGGCGGGCGCGAGCGATCGTCAGCAACGTGCCGGTCTGCCACGGCGAGCGGTGGCTCCGAGGGATGCGGCCCTACTGGGACTGGGTGGAGTTTCGCCGCCAGCTCCAGGCGGACCGGATGGGCCGGGTCCTGACCGGGAAATCCCGGATGGTCGACCGGGCCGTCATTGCCCCGCCCGATCCGGCCGCCCGGCGGACCCACGATCGACAGCCGCCTCGCCCGCAGTTGCTGCTGGAGTCCGGCGAAGCCATCATCGAGTTCAAGCCCGAAGAGATCGTCGAGCGCCTCAGCCCGCGCCCGCTGCTCATGATCGTCGCCGCCGACGACACGCGGGTGCCGCCGGAGGTCAGCTTACCGACGTTCGAGCGCGCCAAGGAGCCGAAGTCGCTGACGGTCCTGGAGGGCATCGAGCACCACGAGGTGTATGAGCCCCCGGCGCGAGACCGCCTTCTCGGAGTGCTCGTGCCCTGGCTGAAGACCCATCTCGAAGCGAGGGATCCGCCCGACAACTCCCTCGCCTTTCACGTAGGACTGGCCAGCCGGCCGGAAAACCCGTAG
- a CDS encoding VOC family protein — translation MPVRALLHYALEVPDQTVGEKFYRHFGLIDEPRRDSAVHLRPAPLKRECTLLYAGPKKRLHHLAFGAPGDDFEAVRESIRRAGVREVDPPPGAPEGGLWIRDPDGHAVNVRPEGRQEPPADPPPAVNTPGHIRRETVRGCPERTLPIAPRKLGHVLFFTPDLDRQIDFYSRVLGLKLSDRVKSFVAFLRCSTDHHNLAFLASRGPGFHHASFQVGSIDEIALGAARMRDAGWQQGWGLGRHVIGSNYFYYTRDPWGSFAEYYHDLDYIPEQCAWVPRDFPEEDSLYVWGPPPPPEFIENTELV, via the coding sequence ATGCCGGTCCGCGCCCTGCTCCATTACGCGCTCGAGGTCCCCGATCAGACCGTCGGGGAGAAGTTCTATCGCCATTTCGGCCTCATCGACGAGCCCCGGCGGGATAGCGCGGTGCACCTGCGTCCGGCCCCCCTCAAGCGCGAGTGCACTCTCCTCTACGCGGGCCCGAAGAAGCGCCTTCACCACCTCGCGTTCGGGGCCCCCGGGGACGACTTCGAGGCGGTGCGGGAATCCATCCGGCGGGCGGGGGTTCGCGAGGTCGATCCGCCCCCGGGCGCGCCGGAAGGCGGTCTGTGGATCCGGGACCCCGACGGCCACGCCGTGAACGTCCGCCCCGAGGGGCGCCAGGAGCCGCCGGCCGACCCGCCCCCGGCCGTCAACACCCCGGGTCACATCCGGCGGGAGACGGTGCGCGGGTGTCCGGAGCGGACGCTTCCGATCGCGCCCCGCAAGCTCGGCCACGTGCTGTTCTTCACGCCGGATCTCGATCGGCAGATCGACTTCTACAGCCGGGTCCTCGGGCTCAAGCTGAGCGACCGGGTGAAGAGCTTCGTGGCGTTCCTCCGCTGCAGCACCGACCACCACAATCTCGCGTTCCTGGCCTCCAGAGGCCCGGGCTTCCATCACGCCTCGTTCCAGGTGGGTTCGATCGACGAGATCGCGCTCGGCGCCGCGCGCATGCGCGACGCCGGATGGCAGCAGGGATGGGGGCTCGGCCGCCACGTGATCGGGTCGAACTACTTCTACTACACGCGGGACCCCTGGGGGAGCTTCGCCGAGTACTACCACGATCTCGACTACATCCCCGAACAGTGCGCCTGGGTCCCCCGCGACTTCCCGGAAGAGGATTCGCTGTACGTCTGGGGGCCGCCGCCGCCTCCGGAGTTCATCGAGAACACCGAGCTCGTCTGA
- a CDS encoding amino acid ABC transporter substrate-binding protein: MLPRVLVATLFGAVAAVLSVLLVGPGLAQGPIRIGASLSMTGTYAQPANFQREGYLLCEKELNGQGGLLGRKIQFVLYDDQSQPATAVRLYERLITEDKVDVVMGPYSSPVTEAVANVTEKYQKIMVSPLAATTSIFRKGRKYIVMVISPAEVYLEGLLDLAAKSGFRTVALLNEDTLFPKATVLGTVELARQKGLQVVFQEAYPKGNTEFSALLVKVKAAQPDVIGAATYFDDAVALTRQMKELDVNPKMFGVTVGGDLPRFGELLGKNAEFVYSASQWEPTLPHPGAREFSERYQKEYGHEPSYHSAAGYAGCLIFAEAVKRAGSLDTERVRKALLELRTTTVFGEYAVDADGFQTAHKMVTLQWQEGKRTVVWPESVAGAKARIPTPPWSRR; encoded by the coding sequence GTGCTCCCACGTGTCCTCGTCGCGACCCTCTTCGGCGCCGTCGCCGCGGTCTTGAGCGTCCTGCTCGTCGGCCCGGGTCTCGCCCAGGGTCCGATCCGGATCGGCGCGTCGCTGTCCATGACCGGCACCTACGCCCAGCCGGCCAACTTTCAGCGCGAGGGATACCTCCTCTGCGAAAAGGAGCTCAACGGCCAGGGCGGCCTCCTCGGCCGCAAGATCCAGTTCGTGCTCTACGATGACCAGTCCCAGCCGGCGACGGCCGTGCGCCTCTACGAGCGGCTGATCACCGAGGACAAGGTCGACGTGGTCATGGGCCCGTACTCGTCACCTGTCACCGAGGCGGTCGCCAACGTGACCGAGAAGTACCAGAAGATCATGGTCTCGCCGCTGGCCGCGACCACCTCCATCTTCCGGAAGGGGCGGAAGTACATCGTCATGGTCATCTCGCCGGCCGAGGTCTATCTGGAGGGGCTGCTCGACCTGGCCGCGAAGAGCGGGTTCCGGACGGTCGCGCTCCTCAACGAGGACACGCTCTTTCCCAAGGCGACGGTGCTGGGGACGGTCGAGCTGGCCCGGCAAAAAGGACTCCAGGTCGTCTTCCAGGAGGCGTATCCGAAGGGCAACACCGAGTTCTCCGCGCTCCTGGTGAAGGTGAAGGCCGCCCAGCCGGACGTCATCGGCGCCGCGACCTACTTCGACGACGCGGTGGCGCTCACCCGCCAGATGAAGGAGCTGGACGTCAACCCCAAGATGTTCGGCGTCACGGTCGGCGGCGACCTTCCCCGCTTCGGGGAGCTCCTCGGCAAGAACGCCGAGTTCGTGTACAGCGCCTCCCAGTGGGAGCCGACGCTGCCCCATCCGGGGGCCCGGGAGTTCAGCGAGCGATATCAGAAGGAGTACGGCCACGAGCCCTCCTATCACTCGGCCGCCGGCTACGCGGGATGTCTGATCTTCGCCGAGGCGGTGAAGCGGGCGGGAAGCCTCGACACCGAGCGGGTCCGCAAGGCGCTCCTCGAGCTCAGGACCACGACGGTCTTCGGTGAGTACGCGGTGGACGCGGACGGCTTCCAGACTGCGCACAAGATGGTCACGCTCCAGTGGCAGGAGGGGAAGCGCACCGTCGTGTGGCCCGAGAGCGTCGCCGGCGCCAAAGCACGGATCCCGACGCCGCCGTGGTCGCGGCGGTGA